Proteins encoded in a region of the Methanobrevibacter millerae genome:
- a CDS encoding methanogenesis marker 5 protein — MVKVAIYPPNSLILADLIERKGHTPLVLQKQIRQKIKDPEIDSPPMNITEEDPINGLKYAAIEVPSGVRGRMSIIGPLIDEAEAAIIVDGAPYGFGCIGCARTNELSIFLLRNRDIPVLEVTYPTNQDETYLMVNEINDFVDSLEESGEE, encoded by the coding sequence ATGGTGAAAGTAGCTATTTATCCTCCAAATTCATTAATCTTGGCAGATTTAATTGAAAGGAAAGGTCATACTCCTTTAGTTCTTCAAAAACAAATTAGGCAAAAAATTAAAGATCCGGAGATTGATTCTCCACCAATGAATATTACTGAAGAAGACCCGATTAATGGTCTTAAATATGCGGCTATTGAGGTTCCATCAGGTGTTCGTGGTAGAATGTCTATTATTGGACCATTGATAGATGAAGCTGAAGCAGCAATTATTGTTGATGGTGCACCATATGGCTTTGGTTGTATTGGTTGTGCAAGAACAAATGAATTGTCAATATTTTTGCTTAGGAACAGAGATATTCCTGTTTTAGAAGTAACTTATCCAACTAATCAAGATGAAACTTATCTTATGGTTAATGAAATAAATGATTTTGTTGATTCACTAGAAGAGTCAGGGGAGGAATAA
- a CDS encoding methanogenesis marker 17 protein, with product MLVECYDKKGAEVYEIIIKQIFQDLVLGASVDDLKAFVNPDDPVFILAIKMKKTSTVVEFKDVASFSYNKQNDVTMILVDDENYLPNILNKLWRIFSRDEIYQPNRYQLEISGNQMDLENLVIDDPHSNLQRRIYDAIFRILPEGFKIIKDMSTKDIIAVVATDELIMDSWIEKAEEYIAELNNGM from the coding sequence ATGTTAGTTGAATGCTATGATAAGAAAGGTGCTGAAGTTTATGAAATCATCATTAAACAAATCTTTCAGGATTTGGTTTTGGGTGCATCTGTCGATGATTTAAAAGCTTTTGTCAATCCTGATGATCCGGTATTTATATTAGCTATTAAAATGAAAAAAACTTCTACTGTTGTCGAATTCAAAGATGTCGCTAGTTTCAGTTATAATAAACAAAATGATGTGACGATGATTCTTGTTGATGATGAAAATTATCTTCCTAATATTTTAAACAAATTGTGGAGAATATTTTCCAGAGATGAGATTTATCAACCTAACAGGTATCAGCTTGAAATTTCAGGCAATCAGATGGATTTGGAGAATTTGGTTATTGATGACCCGCACTCCAACCTTCAAAGAAGAATTTATGATGCAATATTCAGAATTTTACCAGAAGGCTTTAAAATTATTAAAGACATGTCTACAAAGGATATTATTGCAGTCGTGGCCACTGATGAGTTAATTATGGATTCTTGGATTGAAAAAGCTGAAGAA
- a CDS encoding methanogenesis marker 15 protein translates to MVKIALVSCGTEYSGIQKEIEKAANKFGAEIILPEIDLEYIDEAYEKFGFSAQSSSLKLMIARAMAIVEGKSRPDAVFIATCFRCAEAALVRNEVRRFIQNNTRIPVVTYSFTERTKADELFIRMEALATTVTRRSILAREKQEGLTLGLDSGSTTTKAVLMENNQVIGTGWTSTKDIIESAKTAASEAFGQTDYGWDDLDGIGTTGYGRFTMGQEFGAELIQEELSVNAKGAVYLADCQKGEATVLDIGGMDNKVITVNNGIPDNFTMGGICAGASGRFLDMTSRRLDVDITELGPLAVQGDWRRAMLNSYCIVFGIQDLVTTLAAGGSKADVAAAACHSVSEQVYEQQLQEIDIREPLIQVGGTSLISGLVEAVSETLGGIEIIVPEYSQHIGAVGAALLVSGMGHRQDNK, encoded by the coding sequence ATGGTAAAAATTGCTTTAGTTTCATGTGGAACTGAATATAGTGGAATTCAAAAGGAAATTGAAAAAGCAGCTAATAAATTTGGTGCGGAAATTATTCTTCCAGAAATCGATTTAGAGTATATTGATGAGGCATATGAAAAATTTGGTTTTTCTGCACAAAGTTCAAGTTTAAAGTTAATGATTGCAAGAGCCATGGCTATTGTTGAAGGTAAATCAAGGCCTGATGCAGTATTTATTGCTACTTGTTTTAGATGTGCTGAAGCAGCACTTGTAAGGAATGAAGTAAGACGTTTTATACAGAATAATACTCGTATTCCGGTAGTTACCTATTCATTTACTGAAAGAACAAAAGCTGATGAATTGTTTATCCGTATGGAAGCATTGGCTACTACAGTAACTCGTAGAAGTATTCTTGCTCGTGAAAAACAAGAAGGTCTTACTCTTGGTTTAGATTCCGGTTCAACCACTACAAAAGCGGTCTTGATGGAAAACAATCAGGTTATTGGAACTGGTTGGACATCAACTAAGGATATCATTGAATCTGCAAAAACTGCAGCATCAGAAGCTTTCGGTCAAACTGATTATGGCTGGGATGATTTGGATGGTATTGGAACTACTGGTTATGGTAGATTTACAATGGGTCAGGAATTCGGCGCTGAACTTATTCAGGAAGAATTGTCTGTTAATGCAAAAGGTGCAGTATACTTGGCAGATTGTCAAAAAGGAGAAGCTACTGTATTAGATATTGGTGGTATGGATAACAAGGTAATTACTGTAAATAATGGTATTCCGGATAACTTTACTATGGGCGGTATCTGTGCCGGTGCATCCGGAAGATTTTTAGATATGACCTCACGCAGATTAGATGTAGATATTACTGAACTCGGTCCTTTAGCTGTTCAAGGGGATTGGAGAAGAGCAATGTTGAACTCCTACTGTATTGTATTCGGTATTCAAGATTTAGTTACTACTCTTGCAGCAGGTGGATCTAAAGCTGATGTTGCGGCCGCTGCATGTCACTCTGTATCAGAGCAAGTGTATGAACAACAACTTCAGGAAATTGATATTCGTGAACCATTGATACAAGTGGGAGGAACAAGTTTAATTTCAGGTCTTGTTGAAGCTGTAAGTGAAACATTAGGTGGAATTGAAATTATTGTTCCTGAATACTCTCAACACATTGGTGCTGTAGGTGCAGCTCTTCTTGTATCAGGAATGGGACACAGGCAAGATAATAAATAA
- a CDS encoding methanogenesis marker 6 protein, with translation MSENLCPKVNMSSEDWDPDVITRMIILGPGARVSESEIVGEFHMLGLPLTIKNTCYGSMISGKKEDVYKAIKEIRKLDPAHIFTKERGFAPGDPRRCRGHRFGPREGFHQMEKEYTILGYVAEALENPKEVTIEEKKPVKVDDFEKIMNECLENK, from the coding sequence ATGTCAGAGAATCTATGTCCTAAAGTAAACATGAGTAGTGAAGATTGGGATCCGGATGTAATTACTCGTATGATTATTCTTGGACCTGGAGCTCGTGTAAGTGAAAGTGAAATTGTAGGAGAATTCCACATGCTTGGTCTTCCTTTAACAATTAAAAACACTTGTTATGGATCAATGATTAGTGGAAAAAAAGAGGATGTGTATAAAGCAATTAAAGAGATTAGAAAACTTGATCCTGCACATATATTCACAAAGGAAAGAGGCTTTGCTCCAGGGGATCCTAGAAGATGTAGAGGTCATAGATTCGGCCCAAGAGAAGGATTCCATCAAATGGAAAAAGAATATACAATACTTGGTTATGTTGCTGAAGCTTTAGAAAATCCCAAAGAAGTAACAATTGAAGAGAAAAAACCGGTAAAAGTTGATGATTTTGAAAAAATTATGAATGAATGTTTAGAAAATAAATAA